A portion of the Oxynema aestuarii AP17 genome contains these proteins:
- a CDS encoding CHAT domain-containing tetratricopeptide repeat protein yields the protein MKPAMKRSPLPFSPTFLFRLATIAASALLGVRGLPEPLLAVVPPENGTNFAQKTAQTSDADDATPLGEGITTGTIAPGATELYKVALDAQEYIKLAVGGPEIEIELQLMASDGTAIAPIHTETTADGHVLEAIAPSTGTYTLEITAIAATGEASEYQVRLIERRSATEADRDRLTYIQFVREGMELFERATLESYREAIAKWEAAIVLAERLGDRLGQGLLVQGIGKVYHEIGEIDTALTYYQKALEIRQEIGDLSGTAQSLNNIGAIYWFRGDYQRALENLERSLPLYQQVENTWGEAEVLNNIGQIYADLRESDRALEYLNRGLALRQELGDRRGEGSTLNNIAGVYSHLGENETALDYYQQALAIRREIQDPQGIANTLTNLAVFYAIQGKLQKALDLYEQVLQLQQTIGDRLGETVTYINLGQTYLDLGDRERALALFERALPMTETTGYLVGKGAILNNIAGIYANENQRDRALSLYREALAIARQIGDRAEEANILGNIGSQYLNQQKLEQALDYYQQGLSLAREVSDRQIIAILTANLGTTYQNLGQWDKARQNFNQALEINRQLGNFGKATFVLFGLATLDRQQGDLEMALERIEEALNEIEDVRSQVNSEQLRSLFFAEKQDYYELYIDILMELHQRHPDKGYDIKAFEASEAARARSLLEILNETQADIRAGVDPQLLDRETEIKAQLDARERQRIELLALGDPRQQVGKIESEIARLLEEYNAVLADIRANSPRYAALTQPQPLSLEQIQREVLDDETILLEYFLGGARSYLWVVTNDRIASYELASRETIEQQARIFSQALTDPRYRFNTERIQGVGAELSETILAPVAEELGDRRLLVVGDGALQYVPFAALPHPNRTGDRFATPPAYRPVLLIEEHEIVTLPSASTLALLRRDFGGRAIAPKRLAIFADPVFSATDERVVTGRRPTVEEDNSLTTALLERSARMAGVDFARLPYTRSEAEAILSLVAPNQREAAFDFEVNKNSATSDRLSQYQIIHFATHGILNSEQPELSGLVLSLVEPDGDVQNGFLRLHEVYNLNLQAELVVLSACETGLGRQIRGEGIVGLTRGFMYAGAKRVAVSLWSVDDRATADLMVRFYRQMLGGDRAPAAALRAAQLELLNSEEWRSPYYWAAFGIQGEWR from the coding sequence ATGAAACCTGCAATGAAACGATCGCCGCTTCCCTTTTCCCCGACGTTCCTGTTTCGATTAGCAACAATCGCCGCCAGCGCGTTACTCGGCGTCCGGGGACTCCCCGAACCCTTACTCGCCGTTGTACCCCCCGAGAACGGGACGAACTTCGCACAAAAAACCGCGCAAACCAGCGACGCAGACGACGCCACCCCCCTAGGGGAAGGAATAACCACGGGAACGATCGCCCCCGGAGCAACGGAATTATATAAAGTAGCTCTCGACGCTCAAGAATATATAAAATTGGCGGTCGGCGGACCGGAAATCGAGATCGAGCTTCAATTAATGGCGTCCGACGGAACGGCGATCGCCCCAATCCATACCGAGACCACCGCAGACGGCCACGTTCTCGAAGCGATCGCCCCTTCTACAGGCACCTACACCCTAGAAATTACGGCGATCGCGGCCACTGGGGAAGCGAGTGAATATCAAGTGAGACTTATCGAACGGCGATCGGCCACGGAAGCCGACCGCGATCGTCTCACTTATATTCAGTTCGTCCGTGAAGGGATGGAGTTATTCGAGCGGGCGACCCTCGAATCTTACCGGGAGGCGATCGCCAAGTGGGAAGCGGCGATCGTCCTGGCGGAACGCCTCGGCGATCGCCTCGGACAAGGCTTACTAGTTCAAGGAATTGGCAAAGTTTACCACGAAATCGGCGAAATTGATACAGCTTTAACTTATTACCAAAAAGCTTTAGAAATAAGACAAGAAATCGGAGATTTATCGGGAACCGCCCAAAGTTTAAATAATATCGGCGCCATTTATTGGTTTCGCGGAGACTACCAGCGTGCCTTGGAAAACCTCGAACGATCGCTACCTTTATATCAGCAAGTAGAAAATACTTGGGGAGAAGCAGAAGTTTTAAATAATATCGGTCAAATTTATGCAGATTTACGAGAGAGCGATCGCGCTTTAGAGTATTTGAATCGAGGGCTAGCACTGCGGCAAGAATTAGGCGATCGTCGGGGAGAAGGCTCGACGCTCAACAATATCGCCGGGGTCTACAGTCATCTCGGCGAAAATGAAACTGCATTAGACTATTACCAACAGGCGTTAGCGATTCGACGAGAAATTCAAGACCCGCAAGGAATTGCCAATACGCTGACGAATTTAGCGGTATTTTATGCCATACAAGGTAAGCTTCAAAAAGCTTTAGATCTGTACGAACAAGTCTTGCAATTGCAACAGACGATCGGCGATCGCCTCGGCGAGACGGTGACCTATATCAATCTCGGTCAAACTTATCTAGACTTGGGCGATCGCGAGCGCGCTTTGGCGTTATTCGAGCGCGCCTTACCGATGACCGAAACCACAGGTTATCTAGTGGGAAAAGGAGCAATACTCAACAATATTGCGGGAATTTATGCCAATGAGAATCAGCGCGATCGCGCTTTATCTCTGTACCGAGAAGCATTGGCGATCGCTCGTCAAATCGGCGATCGCGCGGAAGAAGCGAACATTCTCGGCAATATCGGCAGCCAATATTTAAACCAACAAAAGTTAGAGCAAGCTTTAGACTATTACCAGCAAGGACTAAGTTTAGCTCGTGAAGTGAGCGATCGGCAAATAATTGCTATTTTAACTGCCAATTTAGGGACGACTTATCAAAATTTAGGTCAGTGGGACAAGGCGCGGCAAAATTTTAACCAAGCCTTGGAAATCAATCGCCAACTCGGGAATTTTGGCAAAGCGACCTTCGTATTATTTGGATTGGCCACTTTAGATCGACAGCAAGGGGATCTCGAAATGGCTTTAGAACGAATTGAAGAAGCATTGAACGAGATTGAGGACGTGCGATCGCAAGTTAATTCCGAACAGTTACGAAGCCTATTTTTTGCCGAAAAGCAGGATTATTACGAACTCTATATCGATATCCTTATGGAACTGCACCAGCGCCATCCGGACAAAGGGTACGATATCAAAGCCTTTGAAGCCAGTGAAGCGGCGCGCGCCCGTTCCTTGTTAGAAATTCTCAATGAAACCCAAGCCGATATCCGCGCCGGAGTCGATCCGCAATTGCTCGATCGCGAAACAGAAATTAAAGCCCAACTCGACGCCCGGGAACGACAACGGATCGAACTACTGGCCCTCGGCGACCCCCGCCAACAGGTCGGAAAAATTGAAAGTGAGATCGCCCGTCTGTTAGAAGAATACAACGCCGTTCTCGCCGATATTCGCGCCAATTCTCCCCGTTATGCCGCGTTGACCCAACCGCAACCGCTCTCTCTCGAACAAATTCAACGGGAAGTGCTAGACGACGAGACGATCTTGCTCGAATATTTTCTGGGAGGGGCCCGCAGTTACCTGTGGGTGGTGACGAACGATCGCATTGCGAGTTACGAACTGGCGTCACGGGAAACGATCGAACAGCAAGCCCGTATATTTAGCCAAGCACTCACCGATCCGCGTTATCGCTTCAATACCGAACGCATTCAAGGGGTGGGAGCTGAATTAAGTGAGACGATTCTCGCACCGGTGGCCGAGGAGTTGGGCGATCGCCGCTTGCTCGTCGTCGGCGACGGCGCCTTGCAATACGTCCCCTTCGCCGCTTTGCCCCATCCGAACCGAACGGGCGATCGCTTCGCGACGCCTCCGGCGTATCGCCCGGTCTTGTTAATCGAAGAACACGAAATCGTGACGTTGCCCTCGGCGTCTACGTTAGCGCTGTTGCGGCGCGACTTTGGCGGACGGGCGATCGCCCCGAAACGGCTGGCAATTTTTGCCGATCCCGTCTTTAGTGCGACCGACGAGCGCGTCGTTACCGGAAGGCGCCCCACTGTAGAAGAGGATAACTCGTTAACCACCGCTTTGTTAGAGCGATCGGCCCGCATGGCTGGGGTCGATTTTGCCCGCCTTCCCTACACGCGATCGGAAGCGGAGGCGATTTTAAGCCTGGTTGCGCCGAACCAACGAGAAGCGGCCTTTGATTTTGAGGTCAATAAAAACAGTGCCACGAGCGATCGCCTCAGTCAATACCAAATCATTCATTTTGCCACTCACGGCATTCTCAACAGCGAACAACCGGAGTTATCGGGATTAGTCCTCTCCCTGGTCGAACCCGATGGCGACGTCCAAAATGGCTTTTTGCGCTTGCACGAAGTGTACAACCTCAATTTACAAGCTGAATTAGTGGTGTTGAGTGCCTGTGAAACCGGACTCGGACGGCAAATCCGGGGAGAAGGAATCGTCGGTTTGACGCGCGGTTTCATGTATGCGGGGGCGAAACGGGTCGCAGTGTCGTTGTGGAGTGTGGACGACCGGGCGACTGCGGACCTGATGGTGCGATTTTACCGTCAAATGTTAGGCGGCGATCGCGCTCCCGCCGCCGCGTTACGGGCCGCCCAATTAGAATTATTAAACAGCGAGGAATGGCGATCGCCCTACTACTGGGCAGCATTCGGGATTCAAGGAGAATGGAGGTAG
- a CDS encoding nucleoside triphosphate pyrophosphohydrolase translates to MKKYYNKLVRDRIPEIIHNAGNTCETMRLNPEDYRQALKQKILEEAREIADARPEELLTEIADLYEAIDALLAAHGRSREEAIALQERRRQERGGFEEQIQLVWVERHSPPESI, encoded by the coding sequence ATGAAAAAATACTATAACAAACTAGTGCGCGATCGCATTCCAGAAATCATCCATAATGCAGGCAATACCTGCGAAACAATGCGTCTCAATCCTGAAGACTACCGCCAAGCTTTAAAACAGAAGATCCTCGAAGAAGCCCGGGAAATTGCAGACGCCCGACCGGAAGAATTGTTAACTGAAATCGCCGATTTATACGAAGCGATCGACGCCCTTTTAGCAGCCCACGGGCGATCGCGAGAAGAGGCGATCGCCCTCCAAGAACGCCGACGCCAGGAACGCGGGGGATTCGAGGAACAAATTCAGCTCGTCTGGGTCGAACGTCACTCGCCGCCAGAATCAATATAA
- a CDS encoding SLBB domain-containing protein, producing MRLQTLSLLTLAAFATQCISTTAIASSGDRRDAPTIANSAQVNRFNDLENHWAQSFILALVEREIMSGFPDGRFQPNAAVTRAEFAAVLQRAFATGGGRYSIEFADVPPNHWGREAIQFAYESGFLGKYDRDFRPDQKISRVQVLVSLVNGLNLSVRRSDRTILNNAFQDASEIPDYARESVMAALDNELITTNPNIPNLSPNQIASRADIAALVYRALVITGRLDNRPVADRTLPRLTETAASPPPAPPQTAPPPPPASTPSNFAPVQNVFETYTLGSGDRIRLDVLTAPEYNGETLVLADGTVNLPLIGKVQIEGMTIDEATDAIAGKYAYYIRQPVMTVTLAKPRPLRVAIAGEVSRPGSYSISLEDSPQYPTVTQAIEMAGGITQTANLRQVQIRRSEDRGRSQIVTVNLWDLLQGGNLSQDLALRDGDSIFIPTAEYADPGEASQLATASFAADTPQSLKIAVVGEVTRPGTHIVQGEGSNSDGTTAFPTITQALKTAGGITQSADLGNVQIRRPTKSGGEQVIAVNLWLLLRAGNLRQDVILQQGDTIVVPTARYTSPEDAALIADASFAADPAKPINIAIVGEVARPGTHTIVGKNPGSGGGSNLPTITQAIEEAGGITLSANVRAIEVLRRTREGSQQRIPVDLWQLLQAGDVSQDVALQPGDTIVIPKATALTAAEATELASASFSPDRINVNVVGEVAQPGLVEIPPNTPLNQALLAAGGFSNRASTGEVELIRLNANGTVSRRNVEVDLNASPNDDTNPILRNNDAIVVDRSGLAKVTDTVGEVARPIGSFFSIFNFLRILQ from the coding sequence ATGCGACTTCAAACTTTATCCCTTTTAACTCTAGCGGCCTTTGCCACTCAATGCATCTCCACCACGGCGATCGCATCTTCAGGCGATCGCCGCGACGCCCCCACCATCGCCAATAGCGCCCAAGTCAACCGTTTTAACGATCTCGAAAATCACTGGGCGCAAAGCTTCATCCTCGCTTTAGTCGAACGCGAGATCATGAGTGGCTTTCCCGACGGGCGCTTTCAGCCGAACGCCGCCGTGACCCGCGCCGAATTTGCGGCAGTTCTGCAACGGGCGTTTGCAACTGGGGGTGGCCGTTATAGCATCGAATTTGCCGACGTTCCGCCCAATCACTGGGGGCGAGAAGCGATTCAATTTGCTTACGAATCCGGCTTTTTGGGGAAATACGACCGCGATTTCCGACCGGATCAAAAAATCTCGCGGGTTCAAGTTTTGGTGTCTTTAGTCAACGGCTTGAATTTATCCGTGCGCCGTTCCGATCGCACGATTTTAAACAATGCCTTTCAAGATGCCTCGGAAATTCCCGATTACGCGCGCGAGAGTGTGATGGCGGCGTTAGATAACGAATTAATTACCACCAATCCTAATATTCCCAACCTCAGCCCCAACCAAATCGCCAGCCGCGCCGATATTGCCGCGTTAGTATATCGGGCGTTAGTGATAACGGGACGACTGGACAATCGACCCGTAGCCGATCGCACGTTGCCGCGCCTGACGGAAACCGCCGCCAGTCCGCCGCCAGCGCCGCCCCAAACCGCACCGCCACCGCCTCCCGCTTCGACGCCGAGCAATTTTGCCCCCGTACAGAATGTTTTTGAAACTTATACATTAGGATCGGGCGATCGCATCCGCCTCGACGTGTTGACCGCGCCGGAATATAACGGCGAAACCTTAGTGTTAGCCGATGGAACGGTGAATTTACCGTTAATCGGGAAAGTCCAAATTGAAGGGATGACCATCGACGAAGCGACCGATGCGATCGCCGGGAAATATGCCTATTACATCCGCCAACCCGTGATGACGGTGACCCTCGCCAAACCGCGACCCTTACGGGTGGCGATCGCCGGAGAAGTCAGCCGTCCCGGGTCTTACAGCATTTCTCTCGAAGATAGTCCCCAATATCCCACCGTGACCCAGGCGATCGAAATGGCAGGGGGGATTACCCAAACCGCCAACCTGCGACAAGTGCAAATTCGCCGCAGTGAAGATCGCGGACGCAGCCAAATTGTCACGGTCAACCTCTGGGATCTCCTCCAAGGGGGCAATCTGTCCCAAGACTTGGCCCTGCGCGACGGCGACAGTATTTTTATCCCCACGGCGGAATACGCAGATCCCGGGGAAGCCTCCCAACTGGCGACGGCGAGTTTCGCGGCGGATACGCCCCAATCGTTAAAAATTGCCGTGGTTGGGGAAGTCACCCGTCCCGGAACTCATATCGTTCAGGGAGAAGGCAGCAATTCCGACGGAACCACCGCCTTTCCGACGATTACCCAAGCGTTGAAAACGGCGGGAGGGATTACCCAATCCGCAGATTTGGGTAACGTGCAGATCCGGCGACCGACGAAAAGCGGCGGCGAACAGGTCATCGCGGTGAATTTGTGGTTGTTGTTGCGCGCCGGAAACTTGCGTCAGGACGTGATTTTACAACAAGGGGATACGATTGTCGTTCCCACGGCGCGTTATACGAGTCCGGAAGATGCGGCGTTAATTGCCGATGCCAGTTTTGCCGCCGATCCGGCTAAACCGATTAATATTGCGATCGTCGGCGAAGTGGCCCGTCCCGGAACCCATACGATTGTGGGGAAAAATCCCGGGAGTGGCGGCGGAAGTAACTTACCGACGATTACCCAGGCGATCGAAGAAGCGGGCGGAATTACCCTATCGGCGAACGTTCGGGCGATCGAGGTGTTGCGACGCACCCGGGAAGGGAGTCAACAACGGATTCCGGTAGATTTGTGGCAACTGTTGCAGGCGGGAGATGTCAGCCAAGACGTGGCGTTGCAACCCGGGGATACGATCGTGATTCCCAAAGCCACGGCGTTGACGGCGGCGGAAGCGACGGAATTAGCATCGGCAAGTTTTTCGCCCGATCGCATTAACGTCAATGTCGTCGGTGAAGTGGCCCAACCGGGATTGGTGGAAATTCCGCCCAATACCCCACTCAATCAAGCGTTATTAGCTGCAGGTGGTTTTAGCAATCGCGCCAGTACCGGGGAAGTGGAGTTGATTCGTCTCAATGCGAATGGAACGGTCTCCCGTCGCAATGTCGAGGTGGATTTGAACGCCAGTCCCAATGATGACACGAACCCTATTTTACGCAATAACGATGCGATCGTCGTCGATCGCTCCGGCTTGGCGAAGGTCACCGATACGGTAGGAGAAGTCGCCCGACCGATTGGCAGTTTCTTCTCGATTTTTAATTTCTTGAGGATTTTGCAGTAA
- a CDS encoding CHAT domain-containing protein: MKRFSTILLTAYSRNRGHSSFGSAGGFRQGAIAVSLCLGLSGLMPIALPVFARPAPPSEAIEETPQAAAQRLFDEGMALFQEGSEASRRRALQKWKQARNLYRQAGDRAKEAYTLTALAFIYQGLGERDRELAAYRDALPIYRQLGDRSGQADILIKMGLVYSRWRDNEKALDAFNEALPLWRELGDTQGEAITLTELGVVYDALGEYQQALDAYDRALSLWRDLGDPQGEATTLNNIGFIYDALGQYDRALEAYNRALPLYQEVEDRAGMARTLNNIGLFYDAAKQYERALDYFDRALPLWDAVGDLSGTATTLNNIGFVYANSEQLEPALEAYQRALGLWTRSGDVKGEASTLSNIGFVYAQMGKADRALDYYNRALPMRRAVGDRAKEALTLYRIASVRRDRGELERAKREIETALQIVEDLRTKVTSQELRASFFASKQDYYEFYIDLLMQMHSQAPGQGFDALALQASERARARSLLDILNEAGADIRQGVDPQLLERERAIETELASLEERRIQLLGGEHSPEQAAQLEEEIDRLVRQYRQVQADIRATSPRYAALTQPQPLNLAQIQAQVLDEESLLLSYSLGKERSFLWAVTSDGIESYELPPRAEIDAAARAFRNALITPSMRIRKQKAAQIAAQLSELVLAPVRDRLEDRRLLIVADGALQYVPFSALPIRANEGASEEVVPLVVEHELVTLPSASAIAVLRREIDGRPPAPKTLAVFADPVFSAKDERLDASSNASNSLKQNSSGLPGPLQFNRLPFTRDEAEKILALVPPSEQTKAFGLAANRDKATSEELSQYQIVHYATHGILDSSNPELSGLVFSLVDERGKPQNGFVRLHDIFNLDLPAQLVVLSACETGLGQNIRGEGLVGLTRGFMYAGAARVVVSLWSVDDEATSLLMVDFYRGMLQEGLSAAAALRQAQIAMWQRQQWEAPYYWAAFTVQGEWH; the protein is encoded by the coding sequence ATGAAGCGCTTTTCTACTATTCTGTTGACCGCTTATTCCCGAAATCGGGGGCATTCAAGCTTTGGAAGCGCGGGCGGTTTCCGTCAAGGCGCGATCGCCGTTAGCTTATGCTTGGGCTTGTCCGGACTGATGCCGATCGCCCTTCCGGTGTTCGCCAGACCCGCCCCGCCGTCGGAGGCGATCGAGGAAACGCCACAAGCGGCAGCCCAGCGTCTTTTTGACGAAGGGATGGCACTGTTTCAAGAAGGAAGCGAAGCATCGCGGCGGCGGGCGTTACAGAAGTGGAAACAGGCGCGGAATTTGTATCGCCAAGCGGGAGATCGGGCCAAAGAAGCCTATACCTTAACGGCGTTAGCATTTATCTATCAAGGGTTGGGAGAGCGCGATCGCGAATTGGCGGCGTACCGAGACGCTTTACCGATTTATCGCCAACTCGGCGATCGGAGCGGTCAAGCGGATATCTTAATCAAAATGGGGTTAGTATATTCGCGCTGGCGGGATAACGAGAAAGCCCTCGACGCTTTTAACGAAGCCCTTCCCCTCTGGCGCGAACTCGGCGATACCCAAGGGGAAGCGATTACCCTGACCGAACTCGGGGTGGTCTACGACGCCCTCGGGGAATACCAACAAGCCCTCGACGCTTACGATCGCGCCTTATCCCTGTGGCGAGACCTCGGGGACCCCCAAGGGGAAGCGACGACCTTAAATAATATCGGTTTTATTTACGACGCCCTGGGACAGTACGATCGCGCCTTGGAAGCGTACAACCGGGCTTTACCGCTCTACCAGGAAGTGGAAGATCGAGCGGGAATGGCGCGCACTCTCAACAATATCGGCTTATTTTACGACGCGGCGAAACAATACGAACGCGCCCTGGATTATTTCGATCGCGCTTTACCGTTGTGGGACGCGGTGGGGGATCTGTCGGGAACGGCGACGACGTTGAATAATATTGGGTTTGTTTATGCCAATTCGGAACAATTGGAGCCTGCGTTAGAGGCTTACCAGCGCGCTTTGGGTCTGTGGACGCGATCGGGGGACGTCAAAGGGGAAGCGAGTACGTTGAGCAATATCGGTTTTGTCTACGCGCAGATGGGGAAAGCCGATCGTGCTTTGGATTATTACAATCGGGCCTTACCGATGCGGCGGGCCGTGGGCGATCGCGCCAAAGAAGCGCTCACGTTGTATCGAATCGCCTCGGTGCGGCGCGATCGGGGCGAATTGGAACGGGCGAAACGGGAGATCGAAACCGCGTTGCAAATTGTCGAAGATTTGCGAACCAAAGTCACCAGCCAAGAATTGCGGGCGTCCTTCTTCGCCTCGAAGCAAGATTATTACGAGTTTTACATCGACCTGCTGATGCAGATGCACTCCCAAGCGCCCGGGCAAGGATTTGACGCCCTCGCCTTGCAAGCGAGCGAACGGGCTCGGGCTCGGTCTTTACTCGACATCCTCAACGAAGCTGGGGCAGATATTCGTCAAGGGGTCGATCCGCAGTTGCTCGAACGGGAACGGGCGATCGAAACCGAACTGGCGAGTTTGGAAGAACGGCGCATCCAACTGCTCGGCGGCGAACATAGTCCCGAACAAGCGGCCCAACTTGAGGAGGAGATCGATCGCTTAGTGCGTCAATATCGCCAAGTCCAAGCGGACATCCGCGCCACTTCGCCGCGTTATGCGGCCCTGACCCAGCCCCAACCTCTGAATTTGGCGCAAATTCAAGCCCAGGTTCTCGACGAGGAGTCGTTGTTATTGTCCTATTCTTTGGGCAAAGAGCGCAGTTTTTTATGGGCCGTGACCTCGGACGGGATCGAGAGTTACGAACTGCCCCCTCGGGCGGAAATAGACGCGGCTGCGCGGGCGTTTCGCAATGCCTTGATTACGCCGAGTATGCGGATTCGCAAGCAGAAAGCGGCGCAAATTGCGGCACAGTTGAGCGAGTTGGTGTTGGCTCCGGTGCGCGATCGCCTCGAAGACCGTCGCCTGTTAATTGTTGCCGATGGGGCGTTGCAGTACGTACCGTTTTCGGCCCTGCCGATCCGCGCCAATGAGGGCGCCTCCGAGGAAGTGGTGCCGTTAGTGGTGGAACACGAACTCGTGACCCTGCCTTCCGCATCGGCGATCGCGGTTTTGCGCCGAGAAATTGACGGACGCCCCCCAGCGCCCAAAACCCTCGCGGTATTTGCCGATCCGGTGTTCAGCGCCAAGGACGAGCGCCTCGATGCTTCCTCGAATGCGTCGAATTCGCTCAAACAAAACAGCTCCGGTTTACCCGGTCCGCTTCAGTTCAACCGTCTCCCGTTTACCCGGGACGAAGCGGAAAAAATCCTCGCCCTCGTTCCGCCTTCCGAACAAACGAAAGCGTTCGGACTGGCGGCGAACCGCGATAAGGCGACTTCGGAAGAACTCAGCCAGTACCAGATCGTTCACTACGCCACTCACGGGATTCTCGACAGCAGCAATCCGGAGTTATCCGGTTTGGTCTTTTCTCTGGTGGACGAACGGGGCAAACCTCAAAATGGTTTCGTCCGCCTCCACGATATTTTTAATCTCGATTTACCCGCCCAATTGGTGGTGTTGAGTGCGTGCGAAACCGGGCTCGGGCAGAATATTCGCGGCGAGGGTTTGGTCGGTTTGACCCGAGGGTTCATGTATGCGGGGGCGGCGCGGGTGGTGGTCAGTTTGTGGAGTGTGGACGACGAAGCTACTTCGTTGTTGATGGTGGATTTTTATCGCGGGATGTTGCAAGAAGGGTTAAGTGCGGCGGCGGCCCTGCGACAGGCTCAAATCGCCATGTGGCAACGGCAGCAGTGGGAGGCGCCGTATTATTGGGCGGCGTTTACGGTGCAAGGGGAATGGCATTAG